A genome region from Camelina sativa cultivar DH55 chromosome 10, Cs, whole genome shotgun sequence includes the following:
- the LOC104716271 gene encoding protein SCO1 homolog 2, mitochondrial-like isoform X1 — MFHCRRLVLSCRYGASQAATFLRRSGPSKRIQSFNYSKSTRQGHEMPDANPLFPLGGGGGGTQASSRSRARYAVPAIVLGFAGFITFLHYNDERRAVPKGQTSTSSNSGCGCGSNTTVKGPIIGGPFTLMSTENKIVTEKDVCGKWILLYFGYSFSPDVGPEQLKMMSKAVDKLESKHNQNILPVFVTLDPQRDSPSHLRAYLKEFDSRILGLTGAASAMRQMAQEYRVYFKKVQEDGDDYLVDTSHNMYLLNPKMEVVRCFGVEYNPDELSQEVLKEVTSVSQ, encoded by the exons ATGTTTCATTGTCGCCGTCTTGTTCTTTCCTGCAGATATGGTGCGAGTCAAGCCGCTACTTTTCTCCGAAG GTCTGGACCATCGAAACGAATTCAATCATTCAATTACAGTAAATCAACAAGACAGGGCCATGAAATGCCAGATGCTAATCCTCTCTTTCCtttaggaggaggaggaggaggaactcAAGCTTCTTCTCGTTCTCGTGCTCGTTATGCTGTT CCAGCAATTGTGCTTGGATTTGCTGGATTCATCACCTTTCTTCATTACAACGATGAGAGAAGAGCAGTTccaaaag GTCAAACAAGCACCAGCAGCAACAGTGGTTGTGGATGCGGTTCTAATACAACTGTCAAAGGTCCAATTATTGGAGGTCCGTTTACTCTTATGAGCACTGAAAATAAGATAGTCACTGAGAAAGATGTTTGCGGTAAATGGATTCTACTCTACTTTGGATACTCGTTTTCCCCGGATGTTGGACCTGAGCAATTGAAGATGATGTCCAAAGCAGTTGATAAACTAG AGTCTAAACATAACCAGAATATTCTGCCTGTCTTCGTCACTCTTGACCCTCAACGAGATTCGCCTTCTCATCTCCGCGCATACTTGAAAG AGTTTGACAGTAGAATACTAGGACTAACCGGAGCTGCAAGTGCAATGAGGCAAATGGCACAAGAGTATCGTGTCTACTTCAAGAAAGTTCAAGAAGACGGAGACGATTATCTCGTTGATACTTCTCACAACAT gTACTTGTTAAATCCGAAGATGGAGGTTGTGAGATGCTTTGGGGTTGAGTATAATCCAGATGAGCTCTCACAAGAGGTTCTTAAAGAAGTTACTTCTGTTTCACAATGA
- the LOC104716271 gene encoding protein SCO1 homolog 2, mitochondrial-like isoform X2, whose protein sequence is MVRVKPLLFSEDFFLFRSGPSKRIQSFNYSKSTRQGHEMPDANPLFPLGGGGGGTQASSRSRARYAVPAIVLGFAGFITFLHYNDERRAVPKGQTSTSSNSGCGCGSNTTVKGPIIGGPFTLMSTENKIVTEKDVCGKWILLYFGYSFSPDVGPEQLKMMSKAVDKLESKHNQNILPVFVTLDPQRDSPSHLRAYLKEFDSRILGLTGAASAMRQMAQEYRVYFKKVQEDGDDYLVDTSHNMYLLNPKMEVVRCFGVEYNPDELSQEVLKEVTSVSQ, encoded by the exons ATGGTGCGAGTCAAGCCGCTACTTTTCTCCGAAG ACTTCTTTTTGTTTAGGTCTGGACCATCGAAACGAATTCAATCATTCAATTACAGTAAATCAACAAGACAGGGCCATGAAATGCCAGATGCTAATCCTCTCTTTCCtttaggaggaggaggaggaggaactcAAGCTTCTTCTCGTTCTCGTGCTCGTTATGCTGTT CCAGCAATTGTGCTTGGATTTGCTGGATTCATCACCTTTCTTCATTACAACGATGAGAGAAGAGCAGTTccaaaag GTCAAACAAGCACCAGCAGCAACAGTGGTTGTGGATGCGGTTCTAATACAACTGTCAAAGGTCCAATTATTGGAGGTCCGTTTACTCTTATGAGCACTGAAAATAAGATAGTCACTGAGAAAGATGTTTGCGGTAAATGGATTCTACTCTACTTTGGATACTCGTTTTCCCCGGATGTTGGACCTGAGCAATTGAAGATGATGTCCAAAGCAGTTGATAAACTAG AGTCTAAACATAACCAGAATATTCTGCCTGTCTTCGTCACTCTTGACCCTCAACGAGATTCGCCTTCTCATCTCCGCGCATACTTGAAAG AGTTTGACAGTAGAATACTAGGACTAACCGGAGCTGCAAGTGCAATGAGGCAAATGGCACAAGAGTATCGTGTCTACTTCAAGAAAGTTCAAGAAGACGGAGACGATTATCTCGTTGATACTTCTCACAACAT gTACTTGTTAAATCCGAAGATGGAGGTTGTGAGATGCTTTGGGGTTGAGTATAATCCAGATGAGCTCTCACAAGAGGTTCTTAAAGAAGTTACTTCTGTTTCACAATGA
- the LOC104716273 gene encoding uncharacterized protein LOC104716273 → MERNTPVRNPHTSTADLLSWSETPPPQHSTTPSAARSHQPSDGISKILGGGQITDEEAQSLNKLKNCSGYKLKEMTGSGIFTDKAKVGSDSDATDPKTGLRYYQQTLNGMSQISFSADGNVSPKKPTTLTEVAKQRELSGNLLTEADLKSNKQISSAKIEEISGHNIFGPPPEIQPRSLAAAQQEARGNRDMGEPAPRNLRTSVKVSNPAGGQSNILFSEEPVVKTSKKIHNQKFQELTGNGIFKGDESPGTADKQLSSAKLREMSGNNIFADGKSESRDYFGGMRKPPGGESSISLV, encoded by the exons atggagagAAACACGCCGGTGAGAAACCCTCACACTTCCACCGCCGATCTGCTTTCCTGGTCAGAAACCCCTCCTCCTCAACATTCTACAACCCCTTCCGCCGCTCGTTCTCACCAG CCATCCGATGGAATCAGCAAGATTCTCGGCGGAGGTCAGATCACAGATGAGGAAGCTCAGTCTCTCAATAAGCT gaAGAATTGTTCAGGGTACAAGTTGAAAGAGATGACTGGGAGTGGCATATTTACTGATAAGGCAAAAGTTGGGTCTGATTCCGATGCTACTGATCCAAAGACTGGACTCCGTTACTATCAG CAAACTCTGAATGGGATGAGTCAGATATCTTTCAGCGCTGACGGGAATGTTTCCCCTAAGAAACCAACCACTTTAACCGAGGTTGCAAAGCAAAGAGAGCTTAGCGGAAACTTGCTCACCGAGGCTGACTTAAAGAGCAACAAGCAGATATCAAGTGCTAAGATCGAAGAGATCAGCGGTCATAACATCTTTGGACCTCCACCTGAGATTCAGCCTCGATCTTTGGCTGCTGCTCAACAAGAAGCTAGAGGTAACAGAGACATGGGAGAGCCTGCACCAAGGAACTTACGTACTTCTGTTAAAGTTTCCAAT CCAGCAGGAGGACAAAGCAACATACTATTCAGTGAAGAACCTGTTGTGAAGACATCAAAGAAGATACATAACCAGAAGTTTCAGGAACTCACTGGCAACGGTATTTTCAAAGGCGACGAATCACCTGGTACTGCAGATAAGCAGTTAAGCTCAGCTAAACTAAGGGAAATGAGTGGAAACAATATTTTCGCAGACGGGAAGTCAGAATCCCGAGACTACTTTGGTGGTATGAGGAAGCCTCCCGGCGGTGAAAGCAGCATTTCATTGGTTTAA